Proteins encoded together in one Euwallacea similis isolate ESF13 chromosome 12, ESF131.1, whole genome shotgun sequence window:
- the LOC136412493 gene encoding acetylornithine aminotransferase-like: MNEVFMKELRKLCDENGILLFFDCVQCGAGRTGKLFAYEHIGVEPDICALAKGIGGGFPLGACLATENAAKYMAVGMHGSTFGGNPLATSVGNAVLEELLSPGFLKNVEIRGKYLKNKLEDLASKFPIIEEVRGKGLMLGIKVKADNQKCAEELSHRGLLTVGVTSDNVVRILPPLIITEKEIDEGIEILTQYLSEKSSD, translated from the coding sequence ATGAATGAAGTCTTTATGAAAGAACTAAGAAAGCTGTGTGATGAAAATGgcatattgttattttttgattgCGTACAATGCGGTGCTGGTAGGAcaggaaaattatttgcataCGAACATATAGGAGTGGAACCTGATATATGTGCCCTTGCAAAGGGAATAGGCGGCGGGTTTCCGCTAGGGGCTTGTCTTGCGACTGAAAATGCTGCTAAATATATGGCGGTCGGTATGCACGGTTCCACTTTTGGTGGCAATCCGCTTGCAACCTCAGTAGGTAATGCTGTGCTCGAAGAATTGCTCAGCCCCggctttttgaaaaatgttgaaattagaggtaaatacttaaaaaataaactagaAGACTTAGCAAGTAAATTTCCAATAATAGAGGAAGTAAGAGGGAAAGGGTTAATGCTTGGAATAAAAGTGAAAGCAGACAATCAAAAGTGTGCAGAAGAGTTAAGTCATCGCGGCTTGCTTACCGTTGGGGTAACATCAGATAACGTTGTGAGAATTTTACCTCCACTCATTATCACTGAAAAAGAGATTGATGAAGGCATCGAGATTTTGACTCAATATTTATCTGAGAAATCTTCTGATTAG